The sequence below is a genomic window from Rhodothermales bacterium.
TAGTGAACCCTTTTACTCTCGGATAGCCGGAGTTTGTTTGGAAGTTGTAGTATGCTCTGGAAAAAAGACACCGACGTCGCCGCCTGGGTTACCCGCTTTACCGTGGGAGAAGACTACCGCTGGGATACGAAGCTGCTTCCTTATGATGTCGACGGCACGCGCGGGCATGCGCGAGGGCTGGCCCGGATCGGCATCCTGACCGGGGATGAGCTGACGGCCATCGAGCAGGCGCTCGACGACATCCGCCGGCTCGCCGTCGACGGCGAGC
It includes:
- a CDS encoding argininosuccinate lyase; the encoded protein is MLWKKDTDVAAWVTRFTVGEDYRWDTKLLPYDVDGTRGHARGLARIGILTGDELTAIEQALDDIRRLAVDGE